The following are encoded in a window of Solidesulfovibrio magneticus RS-1 genomic DNA:
- a CDS encoding mechanosensitive ion channel family protein, producing MTATVRQRAVFLALALVMTLAWGVGPARAGINPAMPKAAKAPPAANVQEPTDPAQVDAFMATLTDAQARQLLHAKLAAKAKANEGEGSGQSSGLIQDVFEGLESNIRTIQARNAAFFHEAGQELGRHKILANLSDGGGAPVLLRYLLVLAAIMAGGVAAFLWTGRLRQGFKRRLDAAGPGPRPGRWLAILANLGLQLLEVAAFFVVASLLYLVLVPASGALRELGLLCVVGLTNYLCIQAAARVLLAPDFEAARPIPLADADAATLYRGMVAIALVCLVVGVVSIALEKVGQAEAFGDILYAQAGPLVGIMLAAMLYANRERVAAAIAGDGEPAGKRAFAARYGHVVAMVYVLAIGLYWSSQSLVGDATILHLVMGLFAIPACIGVDLWVRKLLLVASGEDREIIPLDAGSAAAVAAEQAEAKAEPDKRTLRYYIPLIRKALRLVLAAFAAFAMLKMWGVEIPLGWLFARNVLSVLLVVVGGLLAWEVVRIRIDRRLSEETSLPGEEMEEGGGAGGSRSATLLMLLRKFILSVIVVMGALIALSALGVDIAPLIAGAGVIGLAIGFGAQTLVKDIISGVFFLIDDAFRVGDYVEAGTAKGTVEQISLRSMKLRHPRGMVFTIPYGGLKILQNFSRDYIISKLDFRVRYDADIDKIRKIIKRINKEFLADEELSQGMLSDIKSMGVRKMEDSAMILRIKFKTVPGRQFVVQKELYRRVQEAFRKNGIEFAHRNVTVYFPPEMRGLAGGEQSAEQPAGLPPLAAAAAAAAAAAIGQDAERPPAKVEKADEEG from the coding sequence ATGACGGCGACAGTGCGGCAACGCGCGGTCTTTTTGGCCCTGGCCCTGGTCATGACCCTGGCCTGGGGCGTCGGCCCGGCCCGGGCCGGCATTAATCCGGCCATGCCCAAGGCGGCCAAGGCCCCGCCGGCCGCCAATGTCCAGGAACCCACCGATCCGGCCCAGGTCGATGCCTTCATGGCCACCCTGACCGACGCCCAGGCTCGCCAACTGCTTCACGCAAAACTGGCGGCCAAGGCCAAGGCCAACGAAGGCGAAGGCTCCGGCCAGTCCAGCGGCCTGATCCAGGATGTTTTTGAAGGGCTGGAATCCAACATCCGCACCATCCAGGCCCGAAACGCCGCCTTTTTCCACGAAGCCGGCCAGGAGTTGGGCCGGCACAAGATTCTGGCCAACTTGAGCGACGGCGGCGGCGCGCCCGTCTTGTTGCGTTATCTGCTCGTGTTGGCCGCCATCATGGCCGGGGGGGTGGCGGCTTTCCTGTGGACCGGCCGGCTGCGCCAGGGCTTCAAGCGGCGTCTGGACGCGGCCGGCCCCGGGCCGCGCCCTGGCCGGTGGCTGGCGATCCTGGCCAACCTCGGGCTGCAACTGCTGGAGGTGGCGGCCTTTTTCGTGGTCGCTTCCCTGCTCTACCTGGTTCTGGTCCCGGCCTCGGGCGCGCTGCGCGAACTGGGCTTGCTGTGCGTCGTCGGCCTGACCAATTATCTGTGCATCCAGGCCGCCGCCCGGGTGCTGCTCGCGCCGGATTTCGAGGCCGCCCGGCCCATTCCCCTGGCCGACGCCGACGCGGCCACCCTGTATCGCGGCATGGTGGCCATTGCCCTGGTTTGCCTGGTGGTGGGCGTGGTCAGCATCGCCCTGGAAAAGGTGGGCCAGGCCGAGGCCTTTGGCGACATCCTCTACGCCCAGGCCGGCCCGCTGGTCGGCATCATGCTGGCGGCCATGCTCTACGCCAACCGGGAGCGGGTGGCCGCCGCCATTGCCGGCGACGGCGAACCGGCCGGGAAGCGCGCCTTTGCCGCCCGCTATGGCCATGTCGTGGCCATGGTCTATGTCCTGGCCATTGGCCTGTATTGGAGCAGCCAGTCCCTGGTCGGCGACGCCACCATCCTGCATCTGGTCATGGGCCTTTTCGCCATACCGGCCTGCATCGGCGTGGACCTGTGGGTGCGAAAGCTGTTGCTCGTCGCCTCCGGGGAGGACCGGGAGATCATTCCCCTGGACGCGGGGAGCGCCGCCGCCGTCGCCGCCGAGCAGGCCGAGGCCAAGGCCGAGCCGGACAAACGCACCCTGCGCTATTACATTCCGCTGATCCGCAAAGCCCTGCGTCTGGTGCTGGCCGCCTTCGCCGCCTTTGCCATGCTCAAGATGTGGGGCGTGGAGATTCCCCTTGGCTGGCTGTTTGCCCGCAACGTGCTGAGCGTCCTTTTGGTGGTCGTGGGCGGTCTGCTCGCCTGGGAAGTGGTGCGCATCCGCATTGACCGGCGGCTGAGCGAAGAAACCTCTTTGCCGGGCGAGGAGATGGAGGAGGGCGGCGGCGCGGGCGGTTCGCGCAGCGCCACGCTGCTCATGCTGCTGCGCAAGTTCATCTTAAGCGTCATCGTGGTGATGGGGGCGCTCATCGCCCTGTCGGCGCTTGGGGTGGACATCGCGCCCCTGATCGCCGGCGCGGGCGTCATCGGCTTGGCCATCGGCTTCGGCGCCCAGACGCTGGTCAAGGACATCATCTCCGGCGTCTTTTTCCTCATCGACGACGCCTTTCGCGTGGGCGACTACGTGGAGGCCGGCACGGCCAAGGGCACGGTGGAGCAGATTTCCCTGCGCTCCATGAAACTGCGCCACCCGCGCGGCATGGTCTTCACCATCCCCTACGGGGGGCTTAAAATCCTGCAAAACTTCAGCCGCGACTACATCATTTCCAAGCTCGATTTCCGGGTGCGCTACGACGCCGACATCGACAAGATCCGCAAGATCATCAAGCGCATCAACAAGGAGTTCCTGGCCGACGAGGAACTGAGCCAAGGCATGCTCAGCGACATCAAGTCCATGGGCGTGCGCAAGATGGAAGATTCGGCCATGATCCTGCGCATCAAGTTCAAGACCGTGCCCGGCCGCCAGTTCGTGGTGCAAAAGGAGCTTTACCGCCGGGTGCAGGAAGCGTTTCGCAAAAACGGCATCGAGTTCGCCCACCGCAATGTCACCGTGTACTTCCCGCCCGAGATGCGCGGACTGGCCGGCGGCGAACAGTCGGCCGAGCAGCCGGCCGGCCTGCCGCCCCTGGCCGCCGCCGCGGCCGCCGCTGCCGCCGCCGCCATCGGCCAGGATGCCGAACGGCCGCCGGCCAAGGTCGAAAAGGCTGACGAGGAGGGCTGA